GCATCATCGTGGGCGACGCCGCCCCCGCAGCCCCAGGAGGAAACTAACATGGTACGAGCATACGTGATGGTCAAAGCGACCACAGGCGAAGCAGACCGACTGAAACAGGCAATCGAAGACATCGAGGGCGTCACGAGCGCTTCCATCGTCGCGGGAGACGTCGACCTCATCGCGAAGGTGGACGTAGAGACGCCGGCACAGGTAAAAGACGTCGCCGCGACCCGGATTCAGTCCATCCGTGGTGTCGAAGACACGCAAACCTACATCGCGATGGACTGACCCGGTTCCGGGGTACGGCTACAGCGGCGATCCGCCGCTCGATTGGTGGGCGCGCGAGACCATGTCGGCGACCGGCGGGAGATACGTGTAACCCGGAATCACGCCCTCCATGTACGTCCCCTCAACGTAGTCGATGAGTGCGTGGGCGATTTCGGGCGCGTTTCCGGCGTTGCCGTACTCGAAGCCGAAGGTGACGATTGCGTCGCCGCCGCTTCGGCGCACCTCGAATTCGCCGAGTTCGATGTTCTGGACGACCGCGCCGGGGGCGTCTTCGAGCCGGAGCTCGAAGGTCTCGAACCAGCCGTCCTCGACGACTTCGTGGACGTCGTCTTCTGTCACCGAAGAGAGCAGCGGCGCGTGTACGGTAACGAGATAGTGGAGGTCCCAGTCGTCGGTTTCAGACACCGTTACGTGGGCGTCGAATTCGGTGGCCGTCGAGACGAATCGCGACCCGTCTGCAGTGAAATCTGCGTGCTCGTCGAACGCCCGAACAGCGCGGTCTGGAACGTCGTCAGTCATTGGTCGATGTATGTGACAGAGCGAGAAAAGGGCGTTGCGTCTGAATGCAGGCGACACCGAACTCTACAACTGCTCGACGCGCTCTGCGTACCAGCCGTTCGGGCGAATCTGAATCTCGCCGTCGCTGTAAATCGCGACTTCGTGCCCCTCGATGGAGAGATACAGCGGTCCGGCCTTGTAGTGGTCGCGGTCGGGCCGGGATTTGAACAGTCGGTCCAGCGCATCCGGGTCGACGTATTCTGAGAAGCGGGGGATGACCTCGTGTAACTCCATCCCCGTCACTTCGGCCATCGCTTTCGTGACCGTGAACGTCAGGCCGTCCTCGTCCATGTCGTGATAGGCGTAGTATATTCCGTCCTCTAGACCGAGGGAGACGGACTCAGGGGTGGCATCGAGTGGCTTTGACATCCTCTCACCGAGACTAATAGTGACATATTCCCCCATCCCCAAAAGTGTATTCCATTCGAACACGATTTTCTGTCTCTGCTTGGCTCACCAGACTCTCTGTAAACTCTGATAGTAACTATTTGATACTATTCAACAGAATCTGTCACGTGAACCGCGCAAAAATCGACACTCCCCAAAGACATTCCGCAATACGGTGGCGCGATAATTGCAACCGCCCGCAGATTCGCTCCTCACGGACTATCATGTCTAGATGTTTTTATGACGGAAGGTAAAGAGCGGTGCGTTCGAGAATCACAAAAATCTCGATATTTTAATTTCTTTGATACTACGAAAGAAACAAAACTCATAATATATTTGTTGTCCTTGTCATGTTCGCCTGAAAGTGGCGGTGTCTGAAAACCCGTGTCGGCGTCGTCACCTGTGTCGCACACTGGTGGCTCCTCCGCCCGACGTGCCCATGCGACACGTGAATCCCACTCCTGTCGGCAGACAGGGAGGTGGCAGCAAGTGCGCCGAGGGAGGGGACTGAGCAAACGCTTCGCGTTTGCGAAGCAGAGAGAGCCGGAGGCTTTCCAGTGTTTGAACGCCACTCGCTCACTGCGTTCGCTCGTTTGTTCGAACCTCCTCAGTATGAGTTCTGCTGCTCACCGATTAGTTCACAGCAAGAAATGCGAGGGAGGGGACTGAGCGAAAGCGCTGCTTTCGCGAGGGTCGATGCGGCTTCGCCGCATCGGGATTTGAACCCCGGTCGCAACTCTTCGAGTTGCTCCCTGCTTCAAATCTCCTCCAGTACGAGTTCTGCTGTTCACCGATTGGTTCACAGCAAGAAATGCGAGGGAAGGGATTTGAACTTCAGTCACTCCCTGACGGTCGTTCCCTATTCAAATCCCTCGTCCGATTCGCACGGCTCTCATGTCCATTCGAGCCGAGAGAATGCGAGGGAGGGGATTTGAACCCCCGAACTCCTTCGAGAGCGGATCTTAAGTCCGCCGCCTTTGGCCTGGCTCAGCCACCCTCGCGCGACCACACTCACTCTTGTCGGGTACGGTGAAAAATGGGTTTCGGTCTGTGGCTACCAATCGACCGACAACGAACCGTCGCCGTTGGGGTCGGGTGCAATCTCTTTGTTCGTCCGCCGGTCGACGATGTGGATGACGCCGCGGTCCTTCTTCGCGGGACACACCTCCGCGGCCTTGATGTTGTGCTCCAAGTCCTCTTCGCCGATGAAGTAGGAGACTGGCTTTGCGAGAGCGGTGGTGATGTCCATCTCCCAATTCCGAGAGACCTCTGCGCATTTGCCCGCGCCGATGCACTTGTTGGCCTCGAAGATGATTTTGTAGGGCTTTTCCTCGACCGGCGGCGCATCGGCCTCCCCGATGGTGCTCGGGTCTATCGGTCCGTCGTCGCTCATTGTCGGGAAAACGTGCTGGGTGAATTTGCGTCTATCGGTAGACCTGTACCTGCTCTAAGACGACGTCCTCTTTTGGCTTGTCGCGTGGCCCGGTGTCTACGTTGCCGATTTCACGGACGACGTCCATGCCGTCGGTGACCTTCCCGAACACGGCGTGGCGGTTGTCGAGGTGCGGCTGTGGGGCGAGCGTGATGAAGAACTGCGACCCGTTCGTGTTCGGCCCGCGGTTCGCCATCGAGAGGACGCCCTCGTCGTCGTGTTTGAGCTCGGGGTGGAACTCGTCTTCGAACGTGTAGCCCGGACCGCCCGTCCCGTCGCCTTTCGGGTCACCGGTCTGAATCATGAAGTCCTCGATGATTCGGTGGAACAGGATGTCGTTGTAGAGCGGTTCGCTCATCTCTTCGCCCGTCTCCGGGTGGGTCCACGACTTCGAGCCTGTTGCGAGGCCGATGAAGTTCTCGACCGTCTCCGGGGCACGGTCCTGGAAGAGTTCGACTTCGATGGTCCCGTGGTTCGTCTGAATCTTGGCGGTTGGGTTGTCGCTCATGCCCCCAACCTAGCAACGGCGTCAGAAAACGATGCCGGTGTTAGAACGATTGGAGGTCGGAGAGAACGGCCGCCGCACTGCCGTCGTCGAGCACTTCGCGGGCCTGTTCGAGGCCGGCGTCGAGCGAATCGACGTCGCCACGGGTGAAGATACGGAACGCCCCGTTGAGGACGATTGCATCGGCGAACTGGTCGGTGCGCTCGCCAGAGAGCACTTCACGGGTGATGGTCGCCGAATCGGCGTCCACGTTCTCGACTTCGAGGTCCTCACTCGCGAAGTCCATGCCGTACTCGGCGGTCTGAATCTCGAAGTCCGAGAAGTCGCCCTCGTCCCAGACGGCGACCTTCGTCGAACCGGGGCGGATGTCGTCGTAGCCCTCCATCCCCTGGAACATGACGACGCGCGAGCGGTCCTGCGTCTCGCACTCCTGGAACGTGTCGATGATGCGCTTTGCGAAGGCGAGGTGGTAGAAACTGCCGAGGTGAACGTCCGCATTCGCGGGGTTCGCGAGCGTCTCGATGGTGTTCACGAAGGTGCGCACGCCCATCATGTCACGGCGCTCCCAGAGGCCGTGGATGCCGGGGTTGAAGTTCGGCTGGTAGTAGAACCCGAAGCCGGTTTCGTCGACCATGTCCGCGCTCTCCTGTGGCGAGAGGTCCGTGCGGACGCCGAGTTCGTCGAGCACGTGCTTGTAGGCGGTCGCCTTCTGGGTCGGGACGCGGTCGCCACTATGGACGACGACCGGAGTTCCGGCCGCGGCTGCGACGAGTCCTGCACCGACGCCGAGCAGTGCCGTCGAGTGTTTGCCGTCGTAGTTTGCCCCGCAGTCTACGGGGTCTACCTTCGGTTCTGCAACCTCGACCGACTCGTCTGTCATCACGTCGGTGAACGCGGCGAGTTCCTCTGGTGTGTTGCGCTTCCAGCGGTTCGCGAGCCAGAACGCGCCGAGCGTCGTGTGGTCCGGTTCCTGGGCCAGAATCCGGGAGAAGGCTTCGCGGGCCTGCTCGCGGGTCATGTCGTCTGCGGATTTGTGCCCCGAGCCGACGACCTCCGTCATGAGGCGCTTGAGCGGCCAATCGCCAAACTCCTGGGTCGATTTCGTCATGGTCGCGGGTTGGGAAGCCGCGAGCAAAAGCGTCCCGCTTGCGCTGGGGAAACGACCTTCGTGTCCGCCATCGAACTAATGGGCATGGTTGGCCTCACGCCCCTCGTTCCGGACACTCCGGAGTTCGAGACGGCCATCCGCCTTTACTGCGACATCTTCGACAACGACTACGACCTCGTCAGCGGGCGCTTCGAGCGCCACACCACCTATCCAGACTACCGGGGCTTTCTGGCACTCGACGGCGACGAGGTCGTCGGGTACGTCTACGGTTACACCTCCGCCCGGGGGCAGTTCTACCACGAATCGCTTCGCGCGGTCATGCCCGAAGAAGTCGCAAACGCGTGGCTCGCAGACTGCTTCGAGTTCGTCGAACTCGGCGTCGCCGCCCACGCGCGCAGAAACGGAATAGGTAGACTCCTCCACGACGCGCTCCTCGATGGCCTCCCCCACGAAACGAGCGTCCTGACCACGCACGTCGAAAACGACGCCGCTCGCTGCATGTACGAAGGGCTGGGCTGGCAGGTCATCCACCGCCCGTTCGTCCTCGACGGCGGGAGCGAGATGGTCGTAATGGGCAAACGGCTCCGCGATTAATCGAGCGGCAATTCGGCGCGCAATCCCAACTGCTCCACGCTCCACGTCCAGAGTCGCTTCTGGGCGTCGGTGTCGTACGTGTTCGACGCGCTCCTGACTGCCTTCTCGCCGTCGAAGTAATTCCCCAAAACGCCCGCCACCTCGGGAGACGCGGCGAGGTAGATGCTCGTCTGTGCCCCGCCACGCTCGGAGGTGGTGAGTCCCGGAACCAGTCGCATCGCGTTGAATCCAGCCCGCGCCATGAGCGAGGAGTTTCGCGTGAGCCCAGTCTGGGGAATCACGCCCGGGTGGAGCGCGTTCGCGGTGACACCTGTTCCCTTCAACTGCCGGGCCAACTCGTAGGTGAACAGCACGTTCGCGAGTTTCGACTGGCCGTAGGCCTTCATCCCCGAGAACGACCCTTCGAGCGAGAGGTCGTCGAAGTGCATCCGTGCACCGCGGTGGGCATCCGAGGAGACGACGACGATGCGACCTTGGATTGCGACCAGCATGTCGATGAGTTCGTAGGTGAGCAACATCGGCGCGAGGTGGTTCACGGCGAGTGTCTTTTCGACGCCAGTAGCAGTGAGTGTGCGTGTCCCCTCGAACGTCCCCGCGTTGTGGACGAGTATGTTGAGGCGGTCGTACTGCTCGCGGAACTCGCGTGCCAGTCGCCGTACCTCGTCTGGCTCGGCGAAATCGGCGATGAGGAGAGTCGCGCTTCCGTCGGTTTCGGCTTCGATGGTCGCGACAACTTTCTCGCCCGCCGCTCGATTTCGGCCGGTGATGACCACGTGCGCGCCCATCTCTGCGAGGCCGCGGGCTGTTTCGCGGCCGATGCCACTGGTCGCACCAGTGACCATGATGACCTGTCCCGAGAGGTCAACGGGTACCATGGTTTGGTTTCGGGGTTGGACGTTGATAATCCCACTCCAGACCGACAAAGGGTAATTTCCCGAGTCCTATCTGCAGACAATGAGCAGGCCGGCCGACTGGCGCGCCAGCATCGAGGACGTAGACGCCCGCCTTGTAGACGAGTATCAGAGTGGCTTCCCCGTCTGTGAACGCCCCTTCCGCGTCGTGGGCGAGCAACTCGGCATCTCCGAAGAGGAGGCCCTCCAGCGAGTGCAGACCCTCCGCGAGCTGGGCGTGTTCCGACGCTTCGGCGCGGTGCTCAACCCGCCGGTCATCGGGAGTTCGACCCTCGCCGCCGTCAAGGCCCCCGAAGACCGCTTCGACGAGGTAGCCGAGGTCATCAATAGCTACCAGCAGGTGAACCACAACTACCGCCGCGACCACGAGTGGAACATGTGGTTCGTCGTGACCGCCGGCTCCTTAGAGACACGCGACCGCATCCTCGCAGAAATCGAGGAGCGCACTGGCTGTGACGTGCTGAACCTTCCGATGCTCACGGACTTCTACATCAATCTGGAGTTCCCCGTGGTGAACGAGGATCGGTTCGCGCGCGAGAGTGGGGTTGCTTCGGAAATCGAAGCTACGAACATCTCGGAGCAGGCGACGGGCACACTCTCGAAACTCGACGCGCGCCTCCTCGTCGAAATCCAGGCCGGCTTCCCGCTCACGCTGACTCCCTACGCCGACATCGCGGCGGCAATCGACGCCACCACCGCGGAGATCATCGATGCCATCACGCGCCTCACCGAGGACGGCGCAATCAAGCGAATCGGCTGTGTCGTCAATCACATCGTCACCGGATTCGACGCCAACTGCATGGTCGTCTGGGACGTGCCCGACGACGAACTGGACGCCCGTGGCCTCGAAGCGGGTGGCCTGCCCTACGTCACGCTCTGCTACCACCGTCCGCGCCGCCCGGAGCAGGGCTGGCCGTACAACCTCTTTACCATGATTCACGGACGCGACCCTGAGGCGGTGGACGAGAAAATCGACGAGTTGGCCCGTGACGTGCTGCCGTTCGACCACGAACGTCTCTACTCGACTGCGACGCTCAAACAGACGGGTGCGCAGTACGAAGAACTGGTCGGAAGCGAGTAGTCGCGGAGAATCAAGCAAAAACCACGTTGCAAGCAATTGTCCCGCCGCGACCGAAGGGAGCGGCGGCCTTTTTCGTGAACGTTTTTGCAACGAGTGGTGCGCGAAGCGCACCCGAGTTGTAAAAAGGTTCTATCGATTCGCGGTCGTGAGCAGAACCGGCCCGACGAGCAGCAACACGAGGCCGAGCAGTGCCCAGTGGAACGGGCCGTCGACCGCCGGGATGATCATGAACAGGACCCCGAACATGGTCGTCTGGAGCGCGAGGACCTTCTGCGATTTCAGCGGAAGGACGCCCAGCGTCGCCAGGATGAACAGGAAGAAGATTGCCTGTCCCAGGTCGTACTGGAGCAGGAAATTGTCAATCACCTGCATCGGTAGCGCGAACATTCTTGGTCGATACTCCCGCCGTTTAGGCCTTTAAACTTCCGTTACCCGGTTGGACTCGAGATGTCGAGCGGCCGAATCCAGACGTACCAGATGATGAGTACCATCGTCACGTACCCCGTCGCCCAGACGGCCCGGCCGATGCCCGGATAGCCGGACGTCGTGAGGAAGTAGTCGGCGAGGCCGGAGCCAAGCACGCCCACGACGAGCACGAGCGCGAGCTTTACTTTCTCGGAAACGAGAATCGACCCCTGTGGCTGGTCCATACCGGCGGTTAGGGCTGGAAGGGCCTGAATCGCACGGTTTCCACGTGCTTTTTCGTGTGAACCAGCTAACTCTTCGTATGGACTACCGCCCGATACCCGACTCAGACGAACGGGCCTTCTTCGACATCGGTCAGTATGCCTTCCGTCCTGAGGAACACCCAACAGACGAGGCCTTCGAGGAGCGAAAGCCCTACGACCGCGAGAACCGCGGCCTCTACGACGGCGACGATTTACTCGCGATAAGCGGCTGGCACGACTTCACGCTCTCGCTGCGCGGCGAGTGGGTGCGCGTCGGCGGCGTGTCGAGCGTGGCGACCCCGCCAGAACACCGGCGCAAGGGCTACGTCCAGCGGATGCTCGCCGCGATGCTCGAGGAGTTCCGCGAAGCTGGCATCGACTACTCTGCGCTCTGGCCCTTCGAGTACGAGTTCTACCGCAAGTACGGCTGGGGGACGTGCAACAAGCGCACCCAGTGGACGTTCGAGACGGAGGCGCTCGAAGGCGTGATTCCCGCGCCGAAGGGCGAGTTCCGCCGCCTCTCGAAAGACGACATTTCGGCGCTTCGGGACCTCCACGAGCAGTTTTCGACGGGGTGGAATCTCGCCATGCGCCGAACCGAGAACTGGTGGACCCATCGCATCTTCGAATCGTCGTGGACAGACCCGTACGTGTACGGCTGGGAACTGGACGGTGAACTGCGGGCCGCAGTCGTCTACAGCGTCAAATCAGCGACCACCGGAATGGCGGAGGAGCGCACACTCCGCTCGTGGGACATGGCATATACCGACGACGAAGCATACCAGCAGCTCTTGCGATTTTTCTATCACCATCTCTCGCAGATGGACAAGATTCACCTGTTCGCGGCGGCGGATACGTCGCTGTTCGACCGGGTTCGTGACCCGCGCGCGCTCGACTGCGAAGTCGTGACCGGCCCGATGTTCCGCCTGACGGACGTGCAATCCGGTCTCTCACGGCTTCTCTATCCCGAAGACGCCGTCGGAAGCGTTGTCCTCGATGTGACCGACTCGCTCGTGTCCTGGAACGAGGGAACCTTCGAATTCTCCGTCGGGGAGGGGCGGGCGACGTGCGAACCGACGGACGCGGAGGCGGACGCAGCGGTCGATATCGCTACTCTCTCACAACTTGCTGTGGGCTATCTCACTCCCGAGGAAGCGCGTCGCTACGGCGGCCTTTCGACCGATTCAGAAACGGTGATGGACCTGCTCACGGCGGCGTTCCCGCGCTACCGAACGTACCTGCGCGAGTTCTTCTAGGCCGCGCAGGATTCTTCGACGAACGACACGAGCAGGTCGGTGAGTGTGTCTGCGTGAGGCGACTCGAAGATGCGTTGGGCGTGAGTGTCGCTTTCGAGCATCACGAGGCGCTTCGGGTCGGACGCGTTCTCGTGGAGTTGTTTCGCCGTGTCCACGAATCGTTGGTCGTCGTCTTTGCCCACGACGAACAGTTTTCGTCCCTGCAACTGGGGGGCGACGTCTACGCCACCGGCGGCGGAGATGCCCATCACACCCGCGACAGCGCCGTTTTCTGCCTGCGCGTTCGCATGGACGACCGCTTCGCCGCCGGAACTCCCGCCGACGAGAACGACGTTCGAGACGCCCGCTTTGGATTTGAGATAGGAGACTGCGCCGAGGACGGCCCCTGCCGGGTCGTCTCTCTCGTCTATCGGGAGTGCGGTGTAGCCCGCGGCGGCGAGCAACTGCGCCTGTGGTTTCCAGCTCTCGCGGTCGAGATTTATCTGTGGGACCATGACGACGCCGCAGTCGCCACTCCCGAACAGGGTACCTTCGATTTCAGCGTCTGCGGTTGAGGTGAACGTCACGTCAGCCCCCTCGAAGGAGGCGGGTTCTGGCGTGGCCGTGGTCTTCTCGGTATCTGCGTCGGTTTCCGCTTCGATTTCGGCGGCCGTCGTCTGTGCCGCCGTCTGCGTCGTGGTGGTCCCATCGTCCGCCTCTGACTCGGACGTGGTCGCATCATCGGCACCTCCCTGCGAGGAACACCCCGCAAGTGGAACGGCGAGCGCAGACCCGGACAGCACCAACAGTCGTCGTCGCGACAGATTCTTCCCGGTCATTATCGTCCTTCCGTCCTTCAATTCCGTTATTATCTGGGGCCTAAAACCGACGTTTCACGTTAGTTCATCTTTTCAGACTGTCCCAATTCGCTATCCTGGGCTCGGTTGTGCGCACCGTCCTCCCAGTCGAGGGGGTCTCGCGCTTAGCTGACGGATAATAATGGGGATACAGCCGTCAGTACCTGGTATGACACAGAAGAAATCCCGACGACGAATCCTCCAGTTGACCGGCGGCGCGGCCCTGTTCGGTCTCGCGGGCTGTTCTAGTATCGCAGACATGGGCGACGACCAGTACCAGGCTGACAACACGCCCGCGGACAACCAGTCCCAGCAGACTCAAACGCAGACGACCACGCAGGAGTCCATCGACCAGTCGCCGGACGATGGCGAAAACAACGGCGAAAGTCAGGCGGTCACCCGCAAGAGCGAGGAAATCGTCCAGCCGGCCGGGGCGGTTCTCGACGCACCAGTCGAAGACACCGACTCCACGTACGCGGTCATGGGTTCGGCAGACGCGAGCGCGAAGATGACCCTCTACGGCAACTGGAAGTGCCCGTACACCCAGGAGTTCGCCGTCGGTGGTTTCCTCGACGAGATCGTCCGTGAGTACGTCGAACCGGGCGACCTGCAAATCGAGTACCGGTCGCTCTCCTATCTCGGTGGCGAACCGTTCCTCGGCCCGGACGCCCCACTCTCCGCACAGGCTGGCCTCGCCGCCTGGAACGAGGACCCGGAGAACTACTGGACGTACTTCGCGTACGTGTTCAAGAACCAGCCACAGGAGCGCTTCGACTGGGGGACCGTCCCACAGATGAAACTGTTCGCAGAGGAAGCTGGCATCTCGAACGTCGAGGCGTTCACCTCCGCGCTCGAAAACGACGAGTACCTCTCGGCCGTCGAGGCGACCACCGAGGCCGCAGCAGAAGTCAACGTCGCCACGGTTCCACGCATCGTCTTCGAGGACGGCACGACGGTTCGTCCGACGGTCGACCCCGACGAGACGCGGTCGGAAATCGAAGCGCAAATCGACGCATAAAAAATCCGATAGTTGGCAGCAATACTTATGCCTGTGGCTAATTAACCATCAATCGCGGTTTGAAATAAACCCGCCATCCAACGTTCGCAATTCGTGCGGTCTCGCGCCGACACCTTTGCCCGGGGTGTCGCCGCACATCTCTCTCGCACGCGCGACGTTGACGCGGGGGTCGGTGGCCGTCACGCCCGTGACTGGACCGCCGACCATCGACCGAACGCGACGTATCTGCCCGGTACGTCGTCTTCGTGTCCGCGTGGCTGTTACTGTTCTGTCACGTGGGCGGGCCGGAACGCTCCGCCGGACGAACTTTGCCCGGGTTCGTCTGGCAGCACCCACGTTCGGCCTGCCCACCACCACGCTTTCGACGCCCGAGAGCGAGTGCCACGTCTCCTGACCGATTTAGCCTGCTGATAATTAAAGGGGTAGAGACGCAGGCTCAGTACATGCGAGTTGCCGAGGCATACGAGTTGAGCGGCCGCGTGACCGATACCATCGGAAATGCGGTCATTACCGAGCAAGAATTTCTTGACACCGTTCTCACTGGACTGCTGGCCCGCGGGCACGTCCTGTTAGAGGACGTACCCGGGACGGGCAAGACACTCACCGCCCGGAGTCTGGGGAAAGCCCTCGGACTGTCGTTCTCGCGTATCCAGTTCACCCCCGACCTGCTGCCGGCCGACGTGACGGGCACCCACGTCTTCAACGAGAAGACCCGCGACTTCGAGTTCAAGAAGGGACCCATCTTCGCGAACGTCGTGCTCGCCGACGAAATCAATCGTGCGTCCCCGAAGACGCAGGCCGCCCTCCTCGAAGCCATGGAGGAAAAGCAGGTGACGGTTGACGGTCAGACCCACAAGCTTCCCGACCCATTCTTCGTCATCGCGACGCAGAACCCGGCGGAGCGAAACGAGGGAACGTTCCCCCTGCCGGAAGCCCAGAAAGACCGCTTCATCATCAAGACGAGCATGGGTTATCCCAGCCGCGACGGCGAGCGAGAACTGCTTGCCCGCCGTGAGTCTCGCGACGCCCGCAGTCCGAGCGTCAACACCGTCTGTGACCCACAGGAAGTCCTCGACCTCCAGCGCGTCTCAGAGCAGGTGCGCGTCGAGAAGGACGTCCAGGATTACATCGTCGACCTCGTGCGAGCGACCCGCGAGGACGAGCGGGTGACCGTCGGTGCGTCTCCGCGTGCGACCCAGCGTCTGTTCGAGGCGGCCCGCGCCCGCGCCGTCCTCGAAGGCGAGGAGTACGTGACGCCCGACCACGTCAAACGCGTCGCCCACCCCGTCCTCGACCACCGCATCGTGCTCACTGCTGATGCGCGAGTAAACGGCGTCGAAAAGTACGACGTCATCGAGACGGTGTTGTCGTCGGTGGACGTGCCGACGATTACCTATGCAACGCGATAGTCAGGACGAGCACTGCGGCGAGTAAGCCGAGCAACGCGGCGAGCGGGACACCGGGCGTCCCGAACCCTTCGACTGCTTTTGTGGCGAGATACGCGACGACCCCCATCGCGACCGTCCCGGCGAGGTGGGTCACTTCGACCTGTGCGGTCTTCGCACCCCGGCCGAGTTGCGTCCCGAGCGTGATACTGTGGTCTGCGGCGTCCCACGCGACGACGACGGCGATGGTGGCGAGCAGGAAGGTCTGCAGGTCGCCCATCTGGACGACGCCAGCCATGATGACACCGGCGAGCAGGACGAAGCTCCCGGCTTTCACGAGCCAGCGCGACCCCTTGCGGACCGGAACGACGCCGAGACCCAGCAACCACGCGCCGAGCAGCGTCGGCCCGACGACGACCATGTAGCGTGGACTCGGTGCGGCGGCGAACCCACGGGCGACGCCGACGAAGGCGACTACGGCTCCGACGAGGACGATGGTCCGGCCCGTCCAGCGATAGCTCCGGGTGCGGACCTCGTCACCGAGGCCGCCCACGACGTGGCCGACGAGGATGAACGCGAGCGCCATCGTGATGGCGTCGAGCGCGGAGAGGATGAAGAACGCGGGGAGGAGCGCGGCGAGCACGGCCGCCAGACTCGCGATACGAGTCGGCTTGCGGATTGGGCCGCTCATTGTCGCCACCTCCCGATGTCCTCGAGGGCGGCCTCGAGTGCGCGGTCTGGGTCCCAGTCGATGACCGGGATGTCACCGGCGCGCAACTGGCGAATCCGCTGGTCGCGCTCGACGTGGGCGACCTTGCTCCCGAGCGTCTCGCCGCCGGTGACGCGCGGACTGAGCACCGTCACGCGGTGGCCGTGGGCGTCGAGACGTTTTACCTCCTCTACGATGTCGTCGTCCACGAGGGGCGAGATGACGACCAGTTGGGTCGTCGCGGCGAGTTGCGTTCGCAGTTCGGTGAACTGCGCAGAGTCGTAGTCTTCGCGCGCTGGCGGCCGCGGCGCGAGCGTGGCAGAGGTCGCGAGCAGGGTCTTTCCGCGGGTACGCTGTTCGCGGCCAGCACCCGGTTCGAGGAAGGTAAACTCCCGACCCACGGCGGCGAGACCGACCTGGTCGCGGGAGGCGAGCAGCGACTCGAACAGCTGCTCTGCGGCGTAGCGGGCGAAGGCGACTGCATGCGGGTCGTCTTCGTTGGCCCGCCGATAGGACTGCTCGCGGGCGTCTACGAGGACGACGACGCGCGCCGCACGTTCCTGGCGGAACTCGATAGTGGAGAGTTCCCCCGTCCGGGCGTGTCGGTTCCAGTCGATCTGGTGGATGGAGTCGCCGGGGCGGTACTCGCGGGTCTGATGGAACTCGACGCCACTGCCGCCGTCTGCGGTGAGGATGCGCCCCGAGAGTTGACTCGTCTGCTGGCGAAGCGGCATCTCTGTCACGTCAGCGTCACAGCG
This sequence is a window from Haladaptatus sp. QDMS2. Protein-coding genes within it:
- the eis gene encoding enhanced intracellular survival protein Eis, with amino-acid sequence MDYRPIPDSDERAFFDIGQYAFRPEEHPTDEAFEERKPYDRENRGLYDGDDLLAISGWHDFTLSLRGEWVRVGGVSSVATPPEHRRKGYVQRMLAAMLEEFREAGIDYSALWPFEYEFYRKYGWGTCNKRTQWTFETEALEGVIPAPKGEFRRLSKDDISALRDLHEQFSTGWNLAMRRTENWWTHRIFESSWTDPYVYGWELDGELRAAVVYSVKSATTGMAEERTLRSWDMAYTDDEAYQQLLRFFYHHLSQMDKIHLFAAADTSLFDRVRDPRALDCEVVTGPMFRLTDVQSGLSRLLYPEDAVGSVVLDVTDSLVSWNEGTFEFSVGEGRATCEPTDAEADAAVDIATLSQLAVGYLTPEEARRYGGLSTDSETVMDLLTAAFPRYRTYLREFF
- a CDS encoding S9 family peptidase: MTGKNLSRRRLLVLSGSALAVPLAGCSSQGGADDATTSESEADDGTTTTQTAAQTTAAEIEAETDADTEKTTATPEPASFEGADVTFTSTADAEIEGTLFGSGDCGVVMVPQINLDRESWKPQAQLLAAAGYTALPIDERDDPAGAVLGAVSYLKSKAGVSNVVLVGGSSGGEAVVHANAQAENGAVAGVMGISAAGGVDVAPQLQGRKLFVVGKDDDQRFVDTAKQLHENASDPKRLVMLESDTHAQRIFESPHADTLTDLLVSFVEESCAA
- a CDS encoding thioredoxin domain-containing protein, whose product is MTQKKSRRRILQLTGGAALFGLAGCSSIADMGDDQYQADNTPADNQSQQTQTQTTTQESIDQSPDDGENNGESQAVTRKSEEIVQPAGAVLDAPVEDTDSTYAVMGSADASAKMTLYGNWKCPYTQEFAVGGFLDEIVREYVEPGDLQIEYRSLSYLGGEPFLGPDAPLSAQAGLAAWNEDPENYWTYFAYVFKNQPQERFDWGTVPQMKLFAEEAGISNVEAFTSALENDEYLSAVEATTEAAAEVNVATVPRIVFEDGTTVRPTVDPDETRSEIEAQIDA
- a CDS encoding MoxR family ATPase; the encoded protein is MRVAEAYELSGRVTDTIGNAVITEQEFLDTVLTGLLARGHVLLEDVPGTGKTLTARSLGKALGLSFSRIQFTPDLLPADVTGTHVFNEKTRDFEFKKGPIFANVVLADEINRASPKTQAALLEAMEEKQVTVDGQTHKLPDPFFVIATQNPAERNEGTFPLPEAQKDRFIIKTSMGYPSRDGERELLARRESRDARSPSVNTVCDPQEVLDLQRVSEQVRVEKDVQDYIVDLVRATREDERVTVGASPRATQRLFEAARARAVLEGEEYVTPDHVKRVAHPVLDHRIVLTADARVNGVEKYDVIETVLSSVDVPTITYATR
- a CDS encoding DUF58 domain-containing protein — its product is MLRETKRWRGVAAIPLLAAMGGLLANRPLLLLVSVVGVVYLVYPRVTGTPAGTLELERRLNTDSPDHDEPVEVTTTLRNTGSSILPDVRIVDGVPETLTVSEGTPRHSATLLPGRETTFTYTITAKRGAHPFTPATVVLNDIAGAREVETTVATETELRCDADVTEMPLRQQTSQLSGRILTADGGSGVEFHQTREYRPGDSIHQIDWNRHARTGELSTIEFRQERAARVVVLVDAREQSYRRANEDDPHAVAFARYAAEQLFESLLASRDQVGLAAVGREFTFLEPGAGREQRTRGKTLLATSATLAPRPPAREDYDSAQFTELRTQLAATTQLVVISPLVDDDIVEEVKRLDAHGHRVTVLSPRVTGGETLGSKVAHVERDQRIRQLRAGDIPVIDWDPDRALEAALEDIGRWRQ